From one Perca fluviatilis chromosome 10, GENO_Pfluv_1.0, whole genome shotgun sequence genomic stretch:
- the LOC120566514 gene encoding uncharacterized protein LOC120566514 has protein sequence MVTLKERSRSETNYSDQHQEKPVLNESGTEPLSTAEDCNNGSSSAHSAVVDLIDLTSLSHDSEVFISIPVAVSSESHLDDTLPVFSSTEEVTSVALTASTPVLGDCVDHAFYLSGNGHYDPLSEIQQDDTVSVFNSTEEVISVAPFTSTPVSEGHVEHTEHSSFDAGYELVTGTDADGVARDVYAAFWTEFLDCAAEGAEMRVPCLSPKWQEEEWKAVGRILAKGFLDQGYFPLRLAPAFTTALIFGEHAVSPDLLFESLLLYPSQCERDLVATALQEDIDSDGQDELLDLLDRLGVKMVPSRDKLKAVLLQVAHKQIIQQPKYALDNMSAVAGQLLRTTITTTAKIQVMYEDKKPTCRKVLKMIEASPVTPAEKQAFRFLQQYIRQLDEPGLKRMLRFVTGSDIICVTQIEVIFTALEGLARRPVAHTCGSVLELPCTYNSYPELRVEMDNVLTSNYYTMDIV, from the exons ATGGTGACACTAAAGGAGCGCAGCAGGAGCGAGACGAATTATTCTGATCAGCACCAGGAGAAGCCAGTGTTAAATGAATCAGGGACAGAACCATTGAGTACAGCTGAAGACTGTAATAATGGGAGCTCCAGTGCCCATTCAGCTGTTGTGGACCTAATTGATCTTACCTCCCTGTCTCATGATTCAGAGGTCTTCATAAGTATCCCGGTAGCTGTATCCTCTGAAAGCCACCTGGATGACACTCTTCCAGTGTTCTCTTCCACAGAGGAAGTCACCAGTGTTGCCCTTACTGCATCCACTCCTGTTTTAGGAGATTGTGTTGACCATGCTTTCTATTTAAGTGGTAATGGACACTATGACCCCCTCTCAGAGATCCAGCAGGATGACACTGTTTCAGTTTTCAATTCAACAGAGGAAGTCATCAGTGTTGCCCCTTTCACATCCACTCCTGTCTCAGAGGGCCATGTTGAACATACTGAACATTCAAGTTTTGATGCAGGCTACGAGCTAGTAACA GGCACAGATGCAGATGGCGTGGCCAGGGATGTCTATGCAGCTTTTTGGACAGAATTTTTGGATTGTGCAGCAGAGGGGGCAGAAATGAGAGTACCATGCCTGTCACCAAAGTGGCAGGAAGAGGAATGGAAGGCTGTGGGACGAATATTAGCCAAGGGATTTCTGGACCAAGGATACTTTCCATTGCGCCTTGCCCCAGCATTTACCACAGCACTGATATTTGGGGAGCATGCTGTGTCTCCTGATTTGCTGTTTGAATCTTTGCTGTTGTACCCGAGTCAGTGTGAGAGAGATCTTGTAGCGACTGCTTTACAGGAAGACATTGACAGTGATGGCCAGGATGAGTTATTGGATCTACTGGATCGGCTGGGAGTCAAAATGGTTCCATCACGAGATAAGCTTAAAGCAGTCCTCCTTCAAGtagcacacaaacaaataattcAGCAACCAAAGTATGCTCTTGACAACATGTCTGCAGTTGCAGGACAACTCCTGAGGACCACCATAACCACAACAGCAAAAATACAGGTAATGTATGAAGACAAAAAACCAACTTGCAGGAAAGTCCTGAAGATGATTGAAGCAAGTCCAGTTACTCCAGCTGAGAAACAAGCCTTCAGATTTCTACAGCAGTACATACGACAATTGGATGAGCCGGGTCTCAAACGGATGCTGAGATTTGTAACAGGCTCAGATATCATCTGTGTTACACAGATTGAAGTCATATTTACAGCTTTGGAGGGACTGGCACGTCGACCAGTTGCACACACCTGTGGATCAGTTTTGGAGCTACCCTGTACATACAACTCCTACCCAGAGCTACGTGTAGAGATGGACAATGTACTGACCAGTAACTACTACACTATGGATAttgtgtag